The following coding sequences lie in one Desulfobacterales bacterium genomic window:
- a CDS encoding DUF5131 family protein produces the protein MSRNNQVTNLSTHRWEPWTGCSKISKGCENCWAHYSLKVMKKKYPFNEMADPFNFRVHEDQLDINNPLFLSDDLNIPKRIWVTDRSDSFFDQKIDDKFLLSNDLIFQTFEIMGHIPTHRFILCTKRSKRLADLGPQLPWKPCIWSGVTIESSNYMERLDALKTCGALNKFIIFEPLLEKIPEFDPKGIDLIVVGGEAGPAARPMEAEWVRHLRDITKKAGISFLFKHWSSFGTKGGVGGNKENVIDGRRWEEYPDSMLTNKDYIELWKKQGYIK, from the coding sequence ATGTCAAGAAATAATCAAGTTACGAATTTAAGTACACATAGATGGGAGCCCTGGACAGGCTGTTCAAAAATATCGAAAGGCTGTGAAAACTGTTGGGCTCACTACTCTTTGAAAGTCATGAAAAAAAAATATCCCTTTAACGAGATGGCAGATCCGTTTAATTTTAGGGTTCACGAAGATCAATTAGATATTAACAACCCACTGTTTTTATCTGATGATTTAAATATTCCAAAAAGGATTTGGGTTACAGATCGTAGTGATAGTTTCTTCGATCAAAAAATTGATGATAAATTTTTATTATCGAATGATCTTATTTTTCAAACATTTGAAATAATGGGGCACATTCCCACACATAGGTTTATTCTCTGTACAAAAAGATCGAAACGACTTGCTGATCTCGGGCCACAATTACCGTGGAAGCCCTGTATTTGGTCAGGAGTGACCATTGAATCCTCTAATTACATGGAAAGACTGGATGCTTTGAAGACTTGTGGGGCTTTAAATAAATTTATTATATTTGAACCATTGCTAGAGAAGATTCCCGAATTTGATCCGAAAGGCATAGATTTAATTGTAGTTGGAGGTGAGGCTGGGCCAGCTGCTCGTCCTATGGAGGCAGAATGGGTTAGACACTTACGAGACATTACAAAAAAAGCTGGAATATCTTTTCTATTTAAACATTGGAGTTCTTTTGGAACGAAGGGTGGTGTTGGCGGGAATAAAGAAAATGTAATTGATGGACGAAGATGGGAAGAGTACCCAGATAGTATGCTCACTAATAAAGACTATATCGAACTATGGAAAAAGCAGGGTTACATCAAATAG